From the genome of Mycteria americana isolate JAX WOST 10 ecotype Jacksonville Zoo and Gardens chromosome 12, USCA_MyAme_1.0, whole genome shotgun sequence, one region includes:
- the RRN3 gene encoding RNA polymerase I-specific transcription initiation factor RRN3 encodes MLGGDEFISSPPRKTVRFGGTLTDILLKYEKGETTDFELLKHQLSDPDIKDAQIINWLHEFRASVAYLTKELEQLVSILLKLPWLRRSREVVEEYLGFLGNLVSAQTVHLRPCLRMIVSQFVPPRITIREDDVDISDSDDDDENVSENFNTCHRALQTVARYVPSTPQFLMPILVENFPFINKSERTLECYVHNLLRVTVYLPTLRLQILELIIEKLLKLDVSTPQQDIEDAEENANNSDSEEKSTEEGLFDMEEDEERKGNKVVSSRSERMAHPLAERLDILMTILFSYIKDVCHVNGKLDISNTKDLYRDLVSVFDKLILPTHASCHVQYFMFYICSFKLGLAEAFLDHLWKKLHDPNNPSVIRQTAGSYIGSFLARAKFIPVVTVKACLDLLVNWLHKYLDNQDTGANAYCDVALHGPFYSTCQAVFYTLIFRHKQLLDGNLRKGLSYLQSLNFERIVMCQLNPLKICIPSVVNLFAAITRKYQLVFCYTIIERNNRQFIPVVRSGTGGDLVQTCTNPLDSFFPFDPYMLKRSKKTIDPFYQFWEELSAEDLENLKKPIKRGTSEDEDDDFLKGETPQNDGVVGIAPNSYESNTRSPVSSIGSPPDCYVPYPQ; translated from the exons ATGCTGGGAGGGGACGAGTTCATCAGCTCCCCGCCTAGGAAGACGGTGCGGTTCGGGGGGACTCTGACGGATATCTTGCTGAAGTACGAAAAG GGTGAGACCACAGATTTTGAGTTGTTGAAGCATCAGCTGTCCGATCCAGACATAAAG gATGCCCAGATCATTAATTGGCTGCATGAATTTCGAGCTTCTGTTGCATATTTGACCAAAGAGCTTGAACAACTGGTCAGCATTTTGCTG AAGCTGCCATGGTTGAGAAGAAGCCGAGAGGTAGTGGAAGAATACCTGGGTTTTCTTGGCAACCTAGTGTCAGCACAAACTGTCCATCTTAGGCCATGCCTCCGGATGATTGTATCGCAGTTTGTGCCCC CTCGAATAACCATCAGAGAAGATGATGTGGATATTTCAGAttcagatgatgatgatgaaa atgTTTCTGAAAACTTTAATACATGCCATAGAGCATTGCAAACTGTTGCAAGATATGTTCCTTC gaCACCACAATTTCTCATGCCGATACTTGTGGAAAACTTTCCTTTCATTAATAAATCAGAAAGGACTCTG GAATGTTATGTTCATAACCTGCTACGAGTTACGGTGTACCTTCCAACTCTGAGGCTTCAAATTCTGGAGCTTATTATTGAAAAGCTGTTAAAGTTGGAT GTTAGTACTCCACAGCAAGATAttgaagatgctgaagaaaatgctAATAACTCTGATAGTGAGGAAAAATCTACAGAGGAGGGACTTTTTGACATG gaagaagatgaagaaaggaaaggaaacaaagttgTCTCTTCCCGTAGTGAGAGAATGGCTCATCCACTTGCAGAGCGCCTTGATATTTTGATGACCATCCTGTTTTCCTATATTAAAGATGTTTGCCACGTGAATG GCAAGCTTGATATCAGCAACACAAAGGATTTGTATCGGGATCTGGTTTCTGTTTTTGACAAGCTCATTTTACCAACCCATGCTTCGTGTCATGTACAGTATTTCATGTTTTACATCTGTAGCTTTAAATTG GGGTTGGCTGAGGCATTTTTGGACCACCTTTGGAAAAAACTGCATGATCCAAACAATCCTTCGGTCATCAGGCAGACTGCTGGGAGTTATATTGGCAGCTTCTTGGCAAGAGCTAAATTTATTCCAGTGGT tACAGTAAAAGCATGCCTGGATCTTCTGGTTAACTGGTTGCATAAATACCTTGATAATCAGGATACAGGGGCTAATGCTTACTGTGATGTAGCTCTCCATGGGCCGTTTTATTCTACATGTCAGGCGGTGTTCTATACGCTTATTTTCCGTCATAAGCAGCTTTTGGATGGCAACTTAAGGAAAG GTCTGTCATATCTACAGAGTTTAAATTTTGAACGCATTGTCATGTGTCAGCTAAACCCTCTGAAGATTTGTATACCCTCTGTTGTGAACCTGTTTGCTGCCATTACCAG GAAATACCAGTTGGTGTTCTGCTACACAATTATCGAGAGGAACAACAGGCAGTTTATACCAGTTGTTCGGAGTGGCACTGGGGGAGACCTTGTGCAGACATGCACTAACCCACTTGACAGTTTCTTCCCCTTTGATCCCTACATGCTCAAAAG ATCAAAGAAGACTATTGATCCGTTTTATCAGTTTTGGGAAGAGCTGAGTGCTGAAGATCTTGAGAATCTGAAGAAACCCATTAAAAGG GGTACTtctgaagatgaagatgatgactTTTTGAAAGGAGAAACCCCTCAAAATGATGGTGTGGTTGGAATTGCTCCAAATTCTTATGAGTCAAATACCCGGAGCCCAGTGAGCAGCATTGGCTCCCCTCCAGACTGTTATGTGCCGTACCCTCAATGA
- the LOC142416002 gene encoding transmembrane protein 238-like, giving the protein MAAPGGLGRCVAAFWLALAFDALGLAVLLAGVFADVVFSDLLIYAGGIGIFLSLIWWVFWYAGNLEVPPEELRDDVGLAPPKGRGDSVLRGLVHGLSLRLSSAFAPAPRSRAAAADLELQRAGGPRGRPADSSRIC; this is encoded by the exons aTGGCGGCCCCCGGCGGGCTGGGCCGCTGCGTGGCTGCCTTCTGGCTGGCGCTGGCCTTCGACGCGCTGGGCCTGGCGGTGCTGCTGGCGGGCGTGTTCGCCGACGTGGTGTTCTCCGACCTGCTCATCTACGCGGGCGGCATCGGCATCTTCCTCAGCCTCATCTGGTGGGTGTTCTGGTACGCGGGCAACCTGGAGGTGCCGCCGGAGGAGCTGCGCGACGACGTGGGGCTGGCGCCGCCCAAGGGTCGCGGGGACAGTGTGCTGCGGGGGCTGGTGCACGGCCTCAGCCTCCGCCTCTCTTCCGCCTTCGCTcccgcgccgcgctcccgcgctgccgccgccgacCTGGAGCTGCAGCGCGCCGGGGgtccgcggggccgccccgccgacTCTAGCAG GATCTGTTGA